The Syntrophales bacterium genome has a segment encoding these proteins:
- a CDS encoding M48 family metalloprotease, with protein sequence MKIKNILILSLILVTLFQAAHSYASFTIEDEKKLGKEFYEKLEKNNVLLKNEKVNDYIIKLGNKILEQSKRAPFDFRFSVIKSPAINAFATPGGYVYVNRGLINLVENESQLAGVLAHEIAHVNARHIADTIEKSKKVSIATLAAILAGAFLGGGGQGSAAAAAFSMATATTLNLKYSREHEEEADRLGMSYMVSAGYNGMGMPDFLKIMRRYQFYSNSVPSYFLTHPGTGERISYLDGLLQFKYTQHGAESIIGGLGRIQTLLMFGERNLDTTLKHFQNLLKKNPDNTDALYGLAVTQVRLGLTGESFKNFDKALKLSPDDEDVLKDFGISYFKIGKTSDAIAVLTKAYALDENDADVLLYLGRSYEAAGDYKTSLNLYRKLNEKDPDNINAYYYLAMAYGKANEQGDSHYNFGIYFKKKKTLKSALFHFKAALKYFPKYSEKGREIQKEIESIK encoded by the coding sequence ATGAAAATAAAAAACATACTTATCCTTTCCCTGATTCTTGTAACCCTGTTCCAGGCCGCGCATTCCTATGCCTCTTTTACCATCGAAGACGAGAAGAAGCTGGGCAAGGAATTCTATGAAAAACTGGAAAAAAACAATGTCCTGCTCAAAAATGAAAAGGTAAACGACTATATAATTAAACTGGGGAATAAGATACTTGAACAGAGCAAAAGAGCTCCCTTCGACTTTCGCTTCTCTGTAATCAAAAGTCCCGCGATTAACGCCTTTGCCACCCCTGGAGGTTACGTGTACGTGAACAGGGGTCTTATCAATCTTGTCGAAAACGAAAGTCAGCTTGCCGGTGTGCTGGCGCATGAAATAGCACACGTAAATGCCAGACATATTGCGGACACAATCGAGAAATCAAAAAAAGTCAGTATCGCTACACTGGCGGCAATTCTGGCAGGGGCTTTTCTCGGCGGAGGCGGTCAGGGATCTGCCGCGGCGGCGGCTTTTTCAATGGCAACCGCCACTACGTTGAACCTCAAATACAGCCGGGAACATGAAGAAGAGGCCGACAGGCTTGGAATGTCATATATGGTAAGTGCGGGATATAACGGCATGGGGATGCCGGACTTTCTGAAGATTATGAGAAGATATCAGTTCTACTCCAATTCAGTCCCGTCTTATTTTCTCACCCATCCGGGCACCGGTGAGAGAATCAGCTACCTCGATGGATTACTCCAGTTTAAATACACACAACACGGGGCAGAAAGCATCATTGGGGGGCTGGGACGGATACAAACGCTCCTGATGTTCGGAGAAAGAAATCTTGATACGACACTAAAACACTTTCAGAACCTCTTGAAAAAAAATCCGGATAATACAGATGCGCTCTACGGTCTCGCCGTCACCCAGGTAAGGCTGGGACTGACCGGTGAATCCTTCAAGAATTTCGACAAGGCGCTGAAACTTTCTCCCGACGATGAGGATGTGCTGAAAGACTTTGGCATAAGCTATTTTAAGATCGGTAAAACTTCCGATGCTATCGCTGTCCTGACGAAGGCTTATGCCCTTGATGAAAACGATGCCGATGTACTTTTATATCTTGGAAGGTCGTATGAGGCGGCAGGTGATTATAAAACATCTCTCAATCTTTACAGGAAGCTCAATGAAAAAGATCCGGACAATATAAATGCATATTACTATCTTGCAATGGCCTATGGCAAAGCAAATGAACAGGGCGATTCTCATTACAACTTTGGGATTTATTTCAAGAAAAAAAAGACGTTAAAAAGCGCCCTCTTCCATTTCAAGGCGGCACTCAAATACTTCCCAAAGTACAGCGAAAAAGGCAGGGAAATACAAAAAGAAATCGAATCCATTAAGTAA
- a CDS encoding bifunctional UDP-sugar hydrolase/5'-nucleotidase has protein sequence MIKPSRSAIKAVTIALSVMLLIAATITGCRRSNVDVAIITTADLQSKVVPYDTKIEVDGKDQKIAVGGLERISSLAKKIKSEVDCSLFVSTGDDLIGAFYDKFKGIPEIKAMNMAGYDVATPGNHEFDFGVDHYVGAIKNARFDIVSSNLIIRNEALSKLIKPYIIKEIKGLKIGVFGLMTPELSEVSNVGDGVSVDKDIVGVAKKMVETLKKKGATMIVALTHIGTQLDRELAKKVEGIHVIVGGHSHEYVYETVVGPNGWKTVIVQDGACGEKMGVLRFKFNGIVNNPKWQTVILDKSVGKDEKTKEFLAVYVDKYNENLKNPIGISLTDLDARRNTVRRKESILGNLITDSWTHWFKTKGKDVDVALINGGALRGDRVYPAGPVTLGDLIEIYPFGDTVMEATLNGVQLLQILEISASSLRVPGDECSGGSRAQEGGFLQVSGVRLDIDTANKPFCAVYGGRDVKKILSKGKRVVKAEILENGAWKSIEKNKEYNVLMNSWLASGGDGYYMFRGIKNKKDTTFSIVDLLFLYIKKNSPINPQLEGRINIR, from the coding sequence ATGATTAAACCGTCAAGAAGTGCAATAAAAGCCGTAACAATAGCCTTATCGGTCATGTTGCTCATTGCTGCTACCATTACAGGATGCCGCAGGAGTAATGTAGATGTAGCGATAATAACAACGGCGGATCTCCAGAGTAAGGTAGTACCGTATGATACTAAGATAGAGGTGGATGGAAAGGATCAAAAAATTGCAGTCGGTGGACTGGAAAGAATTTCATCATTGGCAAAAAAAATTAAATCTGAAGTCGACTGTTCACTTTTCGTGTCAACAGGAGACGACTTGATAGGTGCCTTTTACGATAAGTTCAAAGGGATTCCGGAAATCAAGGCTATGAATATGGCCGGCTACGATGTAGCCACACCGGGCAACCATGAGTTTGATTTTGGAGTGGATCATTATGTGGGTGCCATTAAAAATGCCAGGTTCGACATCGTATCGTCCAATCTTATAATCAGAAACGAAGCCCTGTCTAAACTGATTAAGCCATATATTATTAAAGAAATCAAAGGATTGAAGATTGGAGTGTTTGGCTTAATGACGCCGGAACTGTCGGAGGTGAGTAATGTAGGAGACGGGGTGAGCGTTGATAAGGATATTGTTGGAGTTGCTAAGAAAATGGTCGAAACATTGAAGAAAAAAGGGGCAACGATGATAGTTGCCCTTACCCACATAGGCACGCAATTAGACCGGGAGTTGGCAAAAAAAGTAGAGGGAATACACGTTATCGTTGGTGGACACAGCCATGAATATGTTTATGAGACTGTGGTGGGTCCGAATGGGTGGAAGACAGTAATAGTCCAGGATGGTGCTTGTGGTGAGAAAATGGGCGTTTTACGGTTCAAGTTTAACGGTATCGTCAACAATCCAAAATGGCAGACGGTGATACTCGATAAAAGTGTGGGGAAAGATGAAAAAACAAAAGAATTTTTAGCTGTATATGTAGATAAATACAATGAAAATTTGAAAAACCCAATTGGAATTAGTTTGACTGATTTAGATGCACGTAGAAACACAGTCAGAAGAAAAGAGTCGATTCTTGGAAATTTAATAACAGATTCATGGACACATTGGTTCAAAACCAAGGGAAAAGATGTCGATGTAGCGCTTATTAATGGCGGCGCCTTAAGGGGAGACAGGGTTTATCCTGCAGGTCCTGTAACTCTTGGAGATCTGATTGAGATCTATCCCTTTGGAGACACGGTGATGGAAGCCACATTAAATGGTGTACAACTGCTTCAAATCCTCGAAATAAGCGCATCTTCACTTAGGGTTCCAGGTGATGAATGTTCGGGAGGCAGTAGAGCACAGGAGGGCGGTTTTTTGCAGGTGAGCGGAGTAAGACTGGATATCGACACGGCAAATAAACCTTTTTGCGCGGTATATGGTGGCAGAGATGTTAAAAAGATTCTTTCAAAGGGGAAAAGAGTAGTAAAGGCTGAGATTTTAGAAAATGGAGCGTGGAAATCTATCGAGAAAAATAAGGAATACAACGTTTTAATGAATTCCTGGCTGGCAAGTGGTGGAGACGGTTATTATATGTTCCGGGGTATTAAAAACAAGAAAGATACAACCTTTTCAATAGTCGATCTGTTATTCTTATACATAAAGAAAAACAGCCCCATTAATCCACAGTTGGAAGGAAGGATAAACATCAGATAA
- a CDS encoding alpha/beta fold hydrolase — MKKTTGYSTILILTATLTLFLFFTIPSLTTHSNAMEFIFKDPQYSFQCLRTIGYTVSGGADIGECLSTAYGIKEGDDEGWYAEWVKTAQRLEKAADQFLKEGHTVSARGAYFRASNYYRTAEFFLHTNPKDPRILKTWGKSRFCFIKAARLSDHPIKPVEIPFEETTLPGYLCLVDNSGIKRPLLIIHSGFDGTAEELYFEVAFFAVKRGYNCLLFEGPGQGRVIRKQKIHFRPNWETVVTPVVDFALTLPEVNPERIALIGISMGGYLAPRAVAYEHRITACIANGGVFNFHAGITSHFPPEIKKHIEKILDNKSASDEFDKEMYGMMKKNTGLRWVFHNGMWTFGAKSPSDYLRMTRAYNLKNCVDMITCHMLVVDSEEDKDFHIQAKHLYEALRSPKDYMLFTVKEAAEEHCQMGAIMISNERILNWLDKTLKNKRK; from the coding sequence GTGAAAAAAACTACCGGGTACAGCACCATACTTATATTAACCGCTACTCTCACTTTGTTTTTATTTTTTACAATCCCTTCTCTCACCACCCATTCAAACGCCATGGAATTCATTTTCAAAGACCCGCAGTATTCTTTTCAATGCCTCCGCACCATTGGTTACACAGTAAGCGGTGGTGCAGATATCGGAGAGTGCCTTTCTACGGCTTACGGCATCAAGGAAGGAGATGATGAAGGCTGGTACGCCGAATGGGTAAAGACGGCACAGCGACTCGAAAAAGCGGCAGATCAATTCCTCAAAGAGGGGCATACGGTAAGTGCGAGAGGAGCATATTTTCGAGCCTCCAATTATTACCGGACAGCAGAATTCTTTCTCCATACAAACCCGAAAGACCCAAGAATTTTAAAAACCTGGGGTAAAAGCCGCTTTTGTTTTATAAAAGCCGCCAGACTTTCGGACCATCCCATTAAACCTGTGGAAATTCCTTTTGAAGAAACTACGCTACCCGGATACCTTTGTCTTGTTGACAATTCCGGAATAAAGAGACCGCTATTGATCATCCATAGCGGTTTCGACGGTACGGCTGAAGAACTCTATTTTGAAGTAGCTTTTTTTGCAGTAAAGCGGGGCTACAATTGTCTCCTGTTTGAAGGACCGGGGCAGGGCCGAGTTATCCGTAAACAGAAAATTCATTTTCGTCCGAACTGGGAAACGGTGGTCACACCTGTCGTCGACTTTGCCCTCACACTGCCTGAGGTTAACCCTGAAAGAATTGCATTAATTGGTATCAGCATGGGAGGGTACCTGGCTCCGCGGGCAGTTGCCTATGAACACCGAATCACAGCATGTATCGCAAACGGCGGCGTTTTTAATTTTCATGCCGGAATTACCAGTCACTTTCCTCCGGAAATCAAAAAACATATTGAAAAAATACTCGACAACAAATCCGCATCAGACGAATTCGACAAAGAGATGTATGGGATGATGAAAAAGAACACCGGTTTACGATGGGTTTTTCATAACGGTATGTGGACATTTGGAGCGAAATCCCCCAGCGATTACCTGCGGATGACAAGAGCCTACAATTTGAAAAATTGTGTAGATATGATCACCTGTCACATGCTTGTTGTTGACTCCGAGGAGGATAAAGATTTCCATATACAGGCAAAACACCTTTATGAAGCGCTGCGCAGTCCAAAGGACTACATGCTGTTCACCGTGAAAGAAGCGGCCGAAGAGCACTGCCAGATGGGTGCAATTATGATATCAAATGAGCGCATCCTCAATTGGCTTGATAAAACGTTGAAAAATAAACGGAAATAA
- a CDS encoding plasmid pRiA4b ORF-3 family protein, translating to MKKKFKSVYQFKITLKDIKPPIWRRIQVPESYTFWDLHVAIQDVMGWLDYHLHLFGIINPSTELKDEIGIPYEDFEFDKETLPGWELKIADYFSMENPKADYLYDFGDGWEHVIELEKIVARAKDVKYPVCVTGKRSCPPEDCGGIWGYQDFLEIIKNPDDEEYEEMLRWVGGEFDPEAFNIEDVHFDDPDKRWKTAFR from the coding sequence AAAAGCGTGTATCAATTTAAGATTACATTGAAAGACATTAAACCTCCTATCTGGCGAAGGATACAGGTTCCGGAATCTTATACCTTTTGGGATTTGCATGTCGCCATACAGGACGTCATGGGGTGGCTTGATTATCATCTTCATCTTTTTGGAATAATCAATCCTTCTACAGAGCTGAAAGATGAAATAGGAATTCCATATGAAGATTTTGAATTTGACAAAGAAACCCTTCCTGGATGGGAACTGAAGATAGCTGATTATTTTTCCATGGAAAATCCAAAAGCAGATTACCTGTACGATTTTGGGGATGGCTGGGAGCATGTGATAGAGTTAGAAAAAATAGTTGCTCGAGCGAAAGACGTTAAGTACCCGGTTTGTGTCACAGGAAAGAGGTCATGTCCACCTGAGGATTGTGGCGGAATATGGGGATATCAGGATTTTCTCGAAATCATAAAGAATCCTGATGATGAAGAATATGAAGAGATGCTGAGATGGGTAGGTGGAGAATTTGACCCTGAAGCCTTTAATATAGAGGATGTCCATTTTGACGATCCTGATAAGCGTTGGAAGACTGCATTTAGATAG
- a CDS encoding phosphoribosylaminoimidazolesuccinocarboxamide synthase: MAEDILVYSGKSKDVYEIQDGPYTGKYRFVFTDRGTGYIENGEPVFDPGYDVVVGEIPGKGAIVCKFVTYFFRLLKEHNIPSHYIDTVDDNVMIVEPATPIGMPVQAPEFEGSEPLNNLEFTWRNNAQGSFWRRYPFVKPGKNLHKIVEAWTKGASDVLITFDALEAAGVMTSDEITYVNELVKDIATVVSDEFEAKGLHIIDGKFELGRLKEGDGKIILIDEISPDVLRVCKGYTPDAEGNCSIYGNCIETGLVDGKRTIKAKNQLTAADLEKIFLG, translated from the coding sequence ATGGCAGAAGATATATTAGTGTATAGTGGAAAATCCAAGGACGTCTATGAAATCCAGGACGGACCCTATACGGGGAAATATCGATTCGTTTTCACCGACCGGGGGACTGGATACATAGAAAACGGGGAACCCGTATTTGACCCGGGATACGATGTGGTCGTCGGAGAAATCCCCGGGAAGGGAGCCATCGTCTGTAAATTCGTTACATATTTTTTCAGGCTTCTAAAAGAACACAACATCCCGTCCCATTATATTGATACTGTCGACGATAACGTCATGATCGTAGAACCGGCAACGCCTATAGGCATGCCCGTTCAGGCCCCCGAATTTGAGGGATCGGAACCGCTGAATAACCTCGAATTCACCTGGCGGAACAACGCCCAGGGAAGTTTTTGGAGGCGGTACCCTTTCGTAAAACCGGGGAAAAATCTCCACAAGATTGTCGAGGCATGGACTAAGGGGGCAAGCGACGTTCTGATAACATTCGACGCACTTGAAGCAGCCGGCGTTATGACCAGCGATGAAATAACCTATGTCAACGAACTCGTGAAGGACATCGCGACGGTGGTTTCGGACGAATTCGAAGCCAAGGGACTTCATATAATAGATGGCAAATTCGAGCTGGGCCGCCTGAAAGAGGGCGACGGCAAGATCATCCTCATCGACGAGATATCTCCCGATGTACTTCGAGTCTGCAAGGGTTATACACCCGATGCCGAGGGGAACTGTTCGATTTATGGAAACTGCATCGAAACGGGACTTGTAGATGGCAAACGAACCATAAAGGCAAAGAACCAGCTCACAGCGGCTGACCTGGAAAAGATTTTCCTGGGTTAA
- the lipA gene encoding lipoyl synthase: MPPYFYEGVVVIQHRETKARVSKPRWLRRSLPTGADYEKVRTMLKEGRLHTVCQEARCPNLWECFSRHTATFLIMGSRCTRNCGFCAVAHGPSEPPDPGEPKRVAEAVQSMELNYVVVTSVTRDDLPDGGAGFFAETIKEIRKKVPDALVEVLIPDFQGNEYALRTVLDVRPNVLNHNIETVSRLYPSVRPDAVYRRSLELLKRVQKYDSAIIAKSGLMLGLGESSEEIRKALQDLLDANCSILALGQYLQPTKEHLPVERFIHPDEFDNLRESALEMGFSEVASGPFVRSSYHAKELYQAVSEGVACHSELVSESK; the protein is encoded by the coding sequence ATGCCACCCTACTTTTACGAAGGAGTGGTAGTGATTCAGCACAGAGAAACAAAAGCACGGGTTTCTAAACCCCGCTGGCTCAGGCGAAGCCTTCCAACTGGAGCAGACTATGAAAAAGTCAGGACCATGCTCAAAGAAGGCAGGCTTCACACCGTCTGCCAGGAAGCCAGATGCCCCAATCTCTGGGAATGCTTTTCCCGGCATACTGCGACTTTTCTCATTATGGGTTCCCGCTGCACACGCAACTGCGGTTTCTGTGCGGTGGCCCATGGACCATCAGAACCGCCTGATCCCGGTGAACCGAAAAGGGTTGCCGAGGCCGTACAAAGCATGGAGCTGAACTACGTGGTCGTTACTTCTGTCACCAGGGATGATCTCCCGGACGGTGGGGCTGGTTTTTTCGCGGAAACGATTAAGGAAATTCGTAAAAAGGTGCCCGATGCGCTTGTGGAGGTCTTGATACCTGATTTTCAGGGTAATGAATATGCACTTCGAACGGTTCTGGATGTTCGGCCCAACGTTTTGAACCATAACATAGAGACTGTTTCGCGTCTTTATCCATCGGTCAGGCCTGATGCCGTGTACCGCCGCTCACTGGAACTCTTAAAACGTGTGCAAAAGTATGATTCAGCCATTATTGCCAAATCAGGTCTCATGCTCGGCCTGGGAGAATCTTCCGAAGAAATCCGCAAAGCTCTTCAGGATCTTCTTGATGCGAACTGTAGCATACTGGCACTGGGCCAATATCTTCAACCAACAAAGGAACACCTGCCGGTGGAACGTTTTATTCATCCTGATGAATTTGATAACCTGCGGGAAAGCGCTCTCGAAATGGGTTTTTCTGAGGTTGCCAGCGGGCCGTTTGTCCGGAGTTCTTATCATGCGAAAGAACTCTATCAAGCTGTATCTGAGGGGGTTGCTTGTCATTCTGAACTCGTTTCAGAATCTAAATAA
- the lipB gene encoding lipoyl(octanoyl) transferase LipB codes for MKPETENPQLKTWLCVELPAIQYREALALQHSLVAARKERVVDSEIVLLLEHPPVFTLGRRGGEENLVVSGAFLEESEIPVIQVERGGDITFHGPGQLVVYPVLDLKEVGLSVVDYVTGLEEIMIRTAGDWGITAERNPVNRGIWVGNNKLGSVGIAIRRGVSFHGFAFNVNLSLKHFNWINPCGLQSVGVTSMERELSHSIPMNRVYEAVKNHIEAVFGVELVNISLSELQNLLKSPA; via the coding sequence TTGAAACCCGAAACTGAAAATCCGCAACTAAAAACGTGGCTTTGCGTAGAACTGCCTGCCATTCAGTACAGGGAAGCGCTGGCTCTGCAACATAGTCTTGTGGCTGCGAGAAAAGAGAGGGTCGTTGATTCTGAAATTGTCTTATTGCTGGAGCACCCCCCGGTTTTTACCCTTGGTCGCAGGGGAGGTGAGGAAAACCTGGTGGTATCAGGGGCATTTCTGGAAGAATCGGAAATCCCGGTAATACAGGTGGAGCGTGGTGGCGACATTACCTTTCATGGTCCCGGCCAGCTCGTTGTGTATCCTGTTCTTGACCTGAAAGAAGTAGGGCTGAGTGTGGTTGATTATGTTACGGGTCTCGAAGAGATTATGATTCGGACGGCCGGGGATTGGGGAATTACGGCTGAGCGTAATCCCGTAAACAGAGGAATCTGGGTTGGGAATAATAAACTGGGGAGCGTTGGGATAGCTATTCGCCGGGGGGTTTCTTTCCACGGTTTTGCGTTTAACGTCAACCTCTCGTTGAAACATTTTAACTGGATAAATCCCTGCGGCCTGCAGAGTGTCGGGGTGACATCGATGGAACGGGAACTTTCACATAGTATACCCATGAATCGGGTGTACGAGGCCGTAAAGAATCATATCGAAGCGGTTTTCGGGGTTGAGCTTGTAAATATAAGCCTGTCGGAGCTGCAGAATCTTTTGAAAAGCCCTGCATAG